In the genome of Actinomadura graeca, one region contains:
- a CDS encoding DEAD/DEAH box helicase, which produces MRPEPASAVFAEPGWSYGEDVAVTCPDCGDGLHSFHKAYVSDGKRYRHVALVCRRCPKSFTVADVGLKRYREAVEQQLRATSAASGMPSPLSSGDGFDDNRLGNHLRRVLARRGARLVASDDRSMDLVEQIEAREDRLLRWVKLNDPNEPLPETGPGVDVRVLLPEGASFEPVRERLENLGVPFRSVRYWLEAETVTSVDAHGRHAGLTASARLNVLGNGLGVARHPVTSEGLAAAAARDAFQVIWDAHQQEITPPVLVPAAEHVPAAWLPYLPFPSLNPAQAQASPPLREGDDHLLVTAPTGAGKTVIGMIAALRAILAEGRKAAWLVPQRSLTDELDRELETWRARGLRVERLSGEHAVDVERTRDADLWVATTEKFESLCRASSMQEAIAEVGCLIVDEVHLLGSPGRGPVLEALLARVRGIGSPVRVVGLSATVANAGQIAGWLGAEPVAIEWRPTRLTWQLLTIPASSDPAAAQAARTRLTCQVTRRVTGDDGSVLVFCGSKRGVRLTALAIAADRGADIGRVDPDDQDRVHAVCAAARVGLHYKDWEHKQEAERAFRDREFDVLVATTTVAAGVNLPARAVIVRDTTLGRDPIDVAQVQQMFGRAGRIGAGETEGWAYLIVDENRRSAWQARLVDGYQVSSKIVATLSDHVLAEAVQGRVATLREAEAWWIQTLAHYQGIHSLDPLHYAVDALVAGGYITTTAPAEAAGDADITVTDLGSLTARLMVSTETGRDLREALALVPVPSGHVEAEELLIFLVSVLVAGLADAPVADEVRPAVARLLNARGHLRRVGSARAYRGGGLAGKAPYKAGDLARATLLTAANSPGAFTSRRRLIAGIPAAAMHPLLDEAPHYLGWLAGQGYLGTVHPWVAVVAADLARRIRWRRLGAARGAGRLLWMCEQMATPLHTETAVPQMWHAATRRGVDNPDWPPGARPAGCHLDTAAYRTLLRDRLTGAAFALSAGDALITGAPGAVAATWKGNAHTRARIDADQLTLRFPANTEAENAEPGAALFSRRGDYQATGWLSVYHRTGAPPDPAPDQTDP; this is translated from the coding sequence GTGAGACCGGAACCGGCGTCCGCCGTCTTCGCGGAGCCGGGCTGGAGTTACGGCGAGGACGTGGCCGTGACCTGCCCCGATTGCGGCGACGGCCTGCATTCGTTCCACAAGGCGTATGTCAGTGACGGAAAGCGGTACCGGCATGTCGCCCTCGTCTGCCGGCGTTGCCCGAAGAGTTTCACGGTCGCGGACGTCGGCCTGAAACGGTATCGGGAGGCGGTCGAACAACAGCTTCGCGCCACATCGGCGGCGTCCGGCATGCCCTCTCCCCTGTCCAGCGGTGACGGGTTCGACGACAACCGCCTCGGCAATCACCTGCGCAGGGTGCTCGCCCGGCGCGGGGCGCGGCTCGTCGCGTCCGACGACCGGTCCATGGACCTCGTCGAACAGATCGAGGCGCGCGAGGACCGGCTGCTGCGCTGGGTGAAGCTCAACGACCCGAACGAGCCGCTGCCCGAGACCGGCCCGGGCGTGGACGTCCGGGTGCTGCTGCCCGAAGGTGCCTCCTTCGAGCCGGTCCGCGAGCGGTTAGAGAACCTGGGTGTCCCGTTCAGGTCCGTGCGGTACTGGCTGGAGGCCGAGACCGTCACCTCCGTGGACGCGCACGGCCGGCATGCCGGGCTGACGGCGTCGGCGCGGCTGAACGTGCTCGGGAACGGCCTCGGCGTCGCGCGCCACCCGGTGACCAGCGAGGGACTCGCGGCGGCGGCCGCCCGGGACGCCTTCCAGGTGATCTGGGACGCCCACCAGCAGGAGATCACGCCGCCGGTCCTCGTCCCGGCCGCCGAGCACGTGCCCGCCGCGTGGCTGCCCTACCTGCCGTTCCCGTCCCTGAACCCGGCGCAGGCGCAGGCGTCGCCGCCGTTGCGGGAGGGGGACGACCATCTGCTGGTGACGGCGCCGACCGGGGCCGGCAAGACGGTCATCGGCATGATCGCCGCGCTGCGCGCGATCCTCGCGGAGGGGCGCAAGGCCGCCTGGCTCGTGCCGCAGCGGTCCCTGACCGACGAGCTGGACCGGGAGCTGGAGACCTGGCGCGCGCGGGGCCTGCGGGTGGAGCGGCTGTCGGGCGAGCACGCCGTCGACGTCGAGCGGACCCGGGACGCGGACCTGTGGGTGGCGACGACCGAGAAGTTCGAGTCGCTGTGCCGGGCGTCGTCGATGCAGGAGGCGATCGCCGAGGTCGGTTGCCTGATCGTCGACGAGGTCCACCTGCTCGGCAGTCCCGGCCGCGGCCCGGTGCTGGAGGCGCTGCTCGCCCGGGTGCGGGGCATCGGGTCGCCGGTACGGGTCGTGGGACTGTCGGCGACCGTCGCCAACGCCGGGCAGATCGCCGGATGGCTCGGCGCCGAGCCGGTGGCGATCGAGTGGCGGCCGACCCGGCTGACCTGGCAGCTCCTCACGATCCCCGCGAGCTCGGACCCCGCCGCCGCCCAGGCCGCGCGGACCCGGCTGACCTGCCAGGTCACCCGCCGGGTCACCGGCGACGACGGCAGCGTGCTGGTGTTCTGCGGGAGCAAGAGGGGCGTGCGCCTCACCGCCCTCGCCATCGCCGCGGACCGCGGCGCCGACATCGGCAGGGTCGATCCCGACGATCAGGACCGCGTCCACGCGGTCTGCGCCGCGGCGCGCGTCGGGCTGCACTACAAGGACTGGGAGCACAAGCAGGAGGCCGAGCGCGCGTTCCGCGACCGGGAGTTCGACGTGCTGGTGGCCACGACCACCGTCGCGGCGGGCGTGAACCTGCCCGCCCGCGCGGTCATCGTCCGCGACACCACCCTCGGACGCGACCCGATCGACGTCGCCCAGGTCCAGCAGATGTTCGGCCGCGCCGGACGGATCGGCGCCGGCGAGACCGAGGGCTGGGCGTACCTGATCGTCGACGAGAACAGGCGTTCGGCCTGGCAGGCCCGGCTCGTCGACGGCTACCAGGTCTCGTCCAAGATCGTGGCGACGCTGTCCGACCACGTGCTGGCCGAGGCGGTGCAGGGCCGCGTCGCGACGCTGCGCGAGGCCGAGGCGTGGTGGATCCAGACGCTGGCCCACTACCAGGGCATCCACAGCCTGGACCCCCTCCACTACGCCGTCGACGCGCTCGTGGCCGGCGGCTACATCACGACCACCGCGCCCGCGGAGGCCGCCGGCGACGCGGACATCACCGTGACCGACCTGGGGTCGCTCACCGCCCGGCTGATGGTGTCCACCGAGACCGGGCGCGACCTGCGCGAGGCGCTGGCGCTGGTCCCCGTCCCGTCGGGGCACGTCGAGGCCGAGGAGCTGCTGATCTTCCTGGTGTCGGTGCTGGTCGCGGGCCTGGCCGACGCCCCCGTCGCCGACGAGGTCCGGCCGGCCGTCGCGCGGCTCCTGAACGCCCGCGGGCACCTGCGCCGCGTCGGCTCCGCGCGGGCCTACCGAGGGGGCGGCCTCGCCGGCAAGGCCCCGTACAAGGCCGGCGACCTGGCGAGGGCGACCCTGCTCACCGCCGCGAACTCGCCCGGCGCGTTCACCTCCCGCCGCCGCCTCATCGCGGGCATCCCCGCCGCGGCGATGCACCCGCTCCTCGACGAGGCGCCCCACTACCTGGGCTGGCTGGCCGGGCAGGGCTACCTCGGCACCGTCCACCCGTGGGTCGCGGTCGTCGCCGCCGACCTCGCCCGCCGCATCCGCTGGCGCCGCCTCGGCGCGGCCCGCGGCGCCGGCCGCCTGCTGTGGATGTGCGAGCAGATGGCGACCCCGCTGCACACCGAGACCGCCGTCCCGCAGATGTGGCACGCCGCGACACGGCGCGGCGTCGACAATCCCGACTGGCCGCCCGGCGCACGCCCGGCCGGCTGCCACCTCGACACGGCCGCCTACCGGACGCTCCTGCGCGACCGTCTCACCGGCGCGGCGTTCGCGCTCTCCGCCGGCGACGCCCTCATCACCGGCGCACCGGGCGCGGTCGCCGCGACCTGGAAGGGCAACGCCCACACACGCGCCCGCATCGACGCCGACCAGCTCACCTTGCGTTTCCCCGCGAACACCGAAGCCGAGAACGCCGAACCGGGCGCCGCCCTGTTCAGCCGCCGCGGCGACTACCAGGCGACAGGCTGGCTGAGCGTCTACCACCGCACAGGAGCACCCCCCGACCCCGCCCCCGATCAAACCGACCCCTGA
- a CDS encoding Chromate resistance protein ChrB: MVTLDAVLGEQGAGEAGAWVLLSYRVPREPSSPRIAIWRKLRQLGVAQLGDGVVALPADARTREQLEWVAEDAVQAGGSAVVWLARPTTAAQERQLAGGMAAARAVEYAAIRQEAEAAAGLADTERASMVRRLRAELRRIGRRDYFPPAERDAAVTAVQALALAREQEQAEERS, translated from the coding sequence GTGGTTACATTGGACGCGGTGCTCGGGGAACAAGGGGCCGGTGAGGCGGGTGCCTGGGTGCTGCTGTCCTACCGGGTGCCCAGGGAGCCGTCGTCGCCCAGGATCGCGATCTGGCGCAAGCTCCGGCAGCTCGGGGTGGCCCAGCTGGGGGACGGGGTGGTCGCGCTTCCGGCGGACGCGCGCACGCGGGAGCAGCTGGAGTGGGTGGCCGAGGACGCGGTGCAGGCCGGAGGCAGCGCGGTGGTGTGGCTGGCACGGCCGACCACGGCCGCCCAGGAGCGGCAGCTGGCCGGAGGGATGGCCGCCGCCCGGGCCGTGGAGTACGCCGCGATCCGCCAGGAGGCCGAGGCGGCCGCCGGGCTGGCGGACACGGAGCGGGCCTCGATGGTACGGCGGCTGCGGGCCGAGCTGCGGCGCATCGGCCGCCGGGACTACTTCCCCCCGGCCGAGCGCGACGCCGCCGTCACCGCGGTGCAGGCGCTCGCCCTGGCCCGCGAGCAGGAACAGGCGGAGGAGCGGTCATGA
- the chrA gene encoding chromate efflux transporter, giving the protein MTVPSKDRPAGSDVVPFRQAVRAWFGISLQTFGGPAGQIAVMQRALVEERRWIGQRRFNHALSYCMVLPGPEAQQLAVYIGWLLNGTAGGLVAGILFVLPGVVALLALSAAYVGWGDTTLITGLFVGLAPAVLAIVAQAVIRVAKRSLTDPFLIGLAIASFVALAVFAVPFPVVILFAGLAGWLLAKARPAAFTSTDGHGGDDDGPAPLISDDVLHDEPPSAVRNARILALGLALWLIPIGAVALFTGTGSVFTQQGLFFSGTALVTFGGAYAVLAYVAQQAVQTYGWLGPGEMVRGLALAETTPGPLIMVVQFVAFVGAYHDPGGLDPWVAALLGALLTTWVTFVPCFLFIFLGAPYVERLRGNPAISAALTGITAAIVGVIANLALYFTLHTLFTTTHHHTWGLLGLTLPQPDSIDLIALAITAAALLAVFALRWSVLRTLAACALLGLASTAL; this is encoded by the coding sequence GTGACCGTGCCGAGCAAGGACCGTCCCGCCGGCAGCGACGTGGTGCCGTTCCGCCAGGCCGTGCGGGCCTGGTTCGGCATCTCCCTGCAGACCTTCGGCGGCCCGGCCGGCCAGATCGCCGTCATGCAGCGCGCCCTGGTCGAAGAACGGCGCTGGATCGGCCAGCGGCGCTTCAACCACGCCCTCTCCTACTGCATGGTCCTGCCCGGTCCCGAGGCCCAGCAACTGGCCGTCTACATCGGCTGGCTCCTCAACGGCACCGCCGGAGGACTCGTCGCCGGGATCCTGTTCGTCCTGCCCGGCGTCGTCGCGCTCCTGGCCCTGTCGGCCGCCTACGTCGGCTGGGGCGACACCACGCTCATCACCGGGCTGTTCGTCGGTCTCGCCCCCGCCGTCCTGGCGATCGTCGCCCAAGCCGTCATCCGCGTCGCGAAGCGCTCCCTGACCGACCCGTTCCTCATCGGCCTGGCCATCGCCTCGTTCGTCGCCCTGGCCGTATTCGCCGTCCCGTTCCCGGTCGTGATCCTCTTCGCGGGCCTGGCGGGCTGGCTGCTGGCCAAGGCCCGGCCGGCGGCCTTCACCTCGACGGACGGCCACGGCGGTGACGACGACGGGCCCGCGCCGCTCATCTCCGACGACGTCCTGCATGACGAGCCGCCCTCAGCGGTCCGCAACGCCAGGATCCTCGCCCTCGGGCTCGCGCTGTGGCTGATCCCCATCGGCGCCGTCGCCCTGTTCACCGGCACCGGCAGCGTCTTCACCCAGCAGGGCCTGTTCTTCTCCGGCACCGCCCTGGTCACCTTCGGCGGCGCCTACGCCGTCCTGGCCTACGTCGCCCAGCAGGCCGTGCAGACCTACGGCTGGCTCGGCCCCGGCGAAATGGTCCGCGGCCTCGCCCTCGCCGAGACCACCCCCGGCCCCCTCATCATGGTCGTCCAGTTCGTCGCCTTCGTCGGCGCCTACCACGACCCCGGGGGCCTCGACCCCTGGGTCGCCGCCCTCCTCGGCGCACTCCTCACCACCTGGGTCACCTTCGTCCCCTGTTTCCTGTTCATCTTCCTCGGCGCCCCCTATGTCGAGCGCCTGCGCGGCAACCCCGCCATCTCCGCCGCCCTCACCGGCATCACCGCCGCCATCGTCGGCGTCATCGCCAACCTCGCCCTCTACTTCACCCTGCATACGCTCTTCACCACCACCCACCACCACACCTGGGGCCTTCTCGGCCTCACCCTGCCCCAGCCGGACAGCATCGACCTCATCGCCCTGGCCATCACCGCCGCCGCCCTCCTGGCCGTCTTCGCCCTGCGCTGGTCCGTCCTGCGCACCCTCGCCGCCTGCGCCCTCCTCGGCCTCGCCTCGACCGCCCTGTAA
- a CDS encoding SWIM zinc finger family protein, with protein sequence MAQQVVTKQKIRQLSGSQTFDRGKVYFDEGRVEDLSVTESTASATIAGSGSYEVELYLAAAGLVGGCTCPQGAGGRFCKHCVATALAWLDQAGSLVLPDPPERISDERLRAFLAGQDPGWLVEELLCAARMHPMVRVRLEVTAGGDMHDVLDAGALRHRLSHAIRVACLSSYDDVDERFAGAKAVLREVADLVDAGFAHVAVELAEFALDLPALRDGAADRLTEQVDDLAYAVWRVHRAACADYHPDPVALADRLVDRTLARGVPHDAVPDYVLALGTEGLARYGDRLDQAWRELDADGGASDANASPTARAVRRMRNRLAEQRGGADALIALLPADAPAQDVLRVVRALIAEERLTEAAGRVREALERLSGNAELRELGAECLVRTGDRRGAVELLWPGFIGAPTLRRYQLLAGAAGEHWARWRGRALTLLREHAAEPGRQDEFGTLAKILLWEGDVDGAWRVVQDHEVGGETLLDVARERGLGHPDDVVPVFVGVAEQEIAGKQKRAYSRAAQLLAEARSLVERNGGHAGFRRELAALRTRHKTKSALQKELDQAGLP encoded by the coding sequence ATGGCGCAACAGGTGGTGACCAAGCAGAAGATCCGGCAGTTGTCCGGTTCACAGACATTCGACCGAGGGAAGGTCTACTTCGACGAGGGGCGGGTCGAAGATCTGTCGGTCACGGAGTCCACCGCGTCCGCCACGATCGCCGGTTCGGGTTCCTATGAGGTGGAGCTCTATCTGGCCGCCGCAGGGCTCGTGGGCGGCTGCACCTGCCCGCAGGGGGCCGGCGGCCGGTTCTGCAAGCATTGCGTGGCGACCGCCCTTGCCTGGCTCGACCAGGCGGGATCGCTGGTCCTGCCGGATCCGCCGGAGAGGATCTCCGATGAGCGGCTGCGCGCCTTCCTCGCCGGGCAGGATCCCGGATGGCTGGTCGAGGAGCTGCTGTGCGCGGCCAGGATGCACCCGATGGTGCGCGTCCGGCTGGAGGTGACCGCGGGCGGCGACATGCACGACGTCCTCGACGCCGGGGCCCTGCGCCATCGCCTGAGCCACGCGATCAGGGTCGCGTGCCTCTCCTCCTACGACGACGTCGATGAGCGGTTCGCCGGGGCCAAGGCCGTCCTGCGGGAGGTGGCCGACCTGGTCGACGCCGGGTTCGCCCATGTCGCCGTCGAGCTGGCCGAGTTCGCGCTCGACCTGCCGGCGCTCCGGGACGGGGCGGCCGACCGGCTCACCGAGCAGGTGGACGATCTCGCGTACGCCGTGTGGCGCGTCCACCGCGCCGCGTGCGCCGACTACCACCCCGACCCCGTCGCGCTCGCCGACCGCCTGGTCGACAGGACGCTGGCACGCGGCGTCCCCCATGACGCGGTCCCCGACTACGTCCTCGCGCTCGGGACGGAAGGACTGGCCCGGTATGGGGACCGGCTCGACCAGGCGTGGCGCGAGCTGGACGCGGACGGCGGCGCGTCCGACGCGAACGCCTCGCCCACGGCGAGGGCGGTCAGGCGGATGAGGAACCGGCTGGCCGAGCAGCGGGGCGGGGCGGACGCGCTGATCGCGCTGCTCCCCGCGGACGCCCCGGCGCAGGACGTGCTCCGGGTCGTCCGTGCCCTGATCGCCGAGGAACGGCTCACGGAGGCCGCCGGCCGGGTCAGGGAGGCCCTGGAGCGCCTGTCCGGCAACGCCGAGCTGCGGGAGCTGGGCGCCGAGTGCCTGGTGCGGACGGGAGATCGCCGCGGGGCCGTCGAACTGCTGTGGCCGGGCTTCATCGGCGCGCCCACCCTGCGCAGATACCAGCTGCTCGCCGGCGCCGCCGGCGAGCACTGGGCACGCTGGCGGGGACGGGCGCTGACCCTGCTCCGCGAGCACGCGGCCGAGCCCGGCCGGCAGGACGAGTTCGGCACGCTGGCGAAGATCCTGCTGTGGGAGGGCGACGTCGACGGCGCCTGGCGGGTGGTCCAGGATCACGAGGTCGGCGGGGAGACACTGCTGGACGTGGCCAGGGAACGCGGGCTCGGCCACCCCGACGACGTGGTCCCGGTCTTCGTCGGGGTGGCCGAGCAGGAGATCGCGGGCAAGCAGAAGAGGGCCTACTCACGGGCCGCGCAGCTGCTCGCCGAGGCCCGGTCGCTGGTGGAGCGGAACGGGGGGCACGCGGGGTTCCGGCGCGAGCTGGCCGCGCTCCGCACCCGGCACAAGACCAAGTCCGCCCTTCAGAAGGAGCTGGACCAGGCCGGATTGCCCTGA
- a CDS encoding ABC transporter permease, translating to MSGTRLRESERETAADGPPAARTGRFGALGERYGLVLLLAAVIVFFSVLPASSAAFTSTANVQSVLASIAVVSVLAVAAVFPLACGQFDFSIAATSLVSSIVCAATMSDHHAPLAVAVLCGVGAGVLIGLVNAVLVALLRLNAFIITIGTATLLPGLVQWYTHGVDLVRDVSQPLRDFGSLTWLGLPRVIWLVAVLTAVCWFVLAHTAFGRRLYAVGSNASAARLVGIPVTALTFCALTLSGGLAGVAGVILTARNGGGLVNSGVDLLFPALAAVFLGATAIEPGRYNVLGAVVGTLFVAVSVSGLTLAGAAEWVPAVFNGAALIVAVAVSTLLARRRGGPLAGAG from the coding sequence ATGAGCGGGACCCGCCTGCGCGAATCGGAGCGGGAGACGGCGGCGGACGGGCCGCCCGCCGCGCGGACCGGGCGTTTCGGCGCGCTGGGGGAGCGGTACGGGCTCGTCCTCCTGCTCGCCGCGGTCATCGTGTTCTTCAGCGTCCTGCCCGCGAGCTCGGCGGCGTTCACCAGCACCGCGAACGTCCAGTCGGTGCTCGCGAGCATCGCCGTGGTCTCGGTGCTCGCCGTCGCGGCGGTCTTCCCCCTCGCGTGCGGGCAGTTCGACTTCTCGATCGCGGCCACGTCGCTGGTGTCGTCGATCGTCTGCGCGGCGACGATGTCGGACCACCACGCGCCCCTGGCCGTCGCGGTCCTGTGCGGCGTGGGCGCGGGCGTGCTGATCGGCCTGGTCAACGCCGTGCTCGTCGCCCTCCTGCGGCTCAACGCCTTCATCATCACGATCGGGACGGCCACGCTCCTGCCCGGCCTGGTGCAGTGGTACACGCACGGCGTCGACCTGGTCCGGGACGTCTCGCAGCCGCTGCGGGACTTCGGGTCGCTCACGTGGCTCGGCCTTCCCCGCGTGATCTGGCTGGTGGCCGTCCTGACCGCCGTGTGCTGGTTCGTCCTCGCGCACACCGCGTTCGGACGGCGGCTCTACGCGGTCGGGAGCAACGCGTCCGCCGCCCGGCTGGTCGGCATCCCCGTCACCGCTCTGACGTTCTGCGCGCTCACCCTCTCGGGTGGCCTCGCCGGCGTCGCCGGTGTGATCCTCACCGCCCGGAACGGCGGCGGCCTCGTCAACAGCGGCGTCGACCTGCTGTTCCCGGCGCTCGCGGCCGTCTTCCTGGGGGCCACGGCAATCGAGCCGGGCCGCTACAACGTCCTCGGGGCGGTCGTCGGCACCCTGTTCGTCGCCGTCTCGGTGAGCGGGCTGACCCTCGCCGGAGCCGCCGAGTGGGTCCCCGCCGTGTTCAACGGCGCGGCGCTGATCGTCGCGGTCGCGGTCTCGACGCTGCTGGCGCGCCGGCGCGGCGGCCCCCTCGCAGGCGCCGGCTGA
- a CDS encoding sugar ABC transporter ATP-binding protein, translating to MTTPRPDDPAPVTGHPPSLVVTDVNKSYGPASVLRGVSFSLTRGHVHALAGGNGSGKSTLIKVLAGIERADGGVLGRPGRPEAELSGFTPARAWDAGLRFVHQDLGLLPDMTVAENVAFTRGFPRSGGGRIAWRRLHETTADLLGRFEVDVDPGALVRSLRPADRAMVAIARALADDSPDQVLVLDEPTASLPHHEVDILLGGLSRRARQGQTILYVSHRLDEVLSLADSVTVLRDGVVAATRGTRGLEQIHLAELMAGRSLGRLYGDGRRPDPAEARTSPSPPPVLQARGLTAGRISGVDLDVRAGEIVGLAGLLGSGRSTLLRTIFGAVRPTSGTLTLGGEVMTSPSVKAAMRRGVALVPEDRLADALFHETSVAQNMTIATLSRYMRWLRLSRSRERATAAGVIGDLRIKAAGPDQAVIRLSGGNQQKVVVARWLQRAPRVLLLDEPTQGVDVMTRADIYERVRAVAASGTSVIVASSDVEELAHLCDRVVVLRAGRVTAELSREEISVPEIVKYSYADKEAS from the coding sequence GTGACGACCCCGCGGCCGGACGACCCGGCGCCGGTCACCGGGCACCCGCCCTCGCTGGTGGTGACGGACGTGAACAAGTCGTACGGGCCGGCGTCGGTGCTGCGGGGCGTGTCCTTCAGCCTCACCCGGGGGCACGTCCACGCGCTCGCGGGCGGCAACGGCTCGGGGAAGTCGACCCTGATCAAGGTCCTCGCCGGGATCGAGCGCGCCGACGGCGGCGTGCTCGGACGTCCCGGCCGTCCCGAGGCCGAGCTGTCCGGGTTCACACCGGCCCGCGCCTGGGACGCCGGGCTCCGGTTCGTGCACCAGGACCTGGGACTCCTGCCCGACATGACCGTCGCCGAGAACGTCGCCTTCACCCGCGGCTTCCCGAGGAGCGGCGGCGGGCGGATCGCGTGGCGGAGACTGCACGAGACGACGGCGGACCTGCTCGGCCGGTTCGAGGTCGACGTCGATCCGGGGGCGCTGGTCCGCAGCCTGCGCCCGGCGGACCGCGCGATGGTCGCGATAGCCCGCGCCCTTGCCGATGACAGCCCCGACCAGGTCCTGGTCCTGGACGAGCCGACCGCCAGCCTTCCGCACCACGAGGTCGACATCCTCCTCGGAGGGCTTTCCAGGCGGGCGCGGCAGGGACAGACCATCCTCTACGTCAGCCACAGGCTCGACGAGGTGCTGTCGCTGGCCGACTCGGTCACCGTCCTCCGCGACGGGGTCGTCGCCGCCACCCGCGGCACGCGGGGGCTGGAGCAGATCCACCTCGCCGAGCTCATGGCCGGCCGTTCCCTCGGCAGGCTCTACGGCGACGGCCGCCGCCCGGACCCGGCCGAGGCCCGGACGTCCCCGAGCCCGCCTCCCGTGCTCCAAGCGCGGGGGCTGACGGCGGGCCGGATCAGCGGCGTCGACCTCGACGTCCGGGCTGGTGAGATCGTCGGCCTCGCCGGGCTGCTCGGGTCCGGCCGGTCGACGCTGCTCAGGACGATCTTCGGTGCCGTCCGCCCGACGTCCGGGACGCTGACGCTCGGCGGTGAGGTGATGACGTCGCCCTCGGTCAAGGCGGCCATGCGCCGCGGCGTCGCCCTCGTGCCCGAGGACCGTCTCGCGGACGCCCTCTTCCACGAGACGTCCGTCGCGCAGAACATGACCATCGCCACGCTGTCGCGCTACATGCGCTGGCTGCGGCTGTCCCGTTCGCGCGAGCGCGCCACGGCGGCCGGGGTCATCGGCGACCTGCGGATCAAGGCAGCGGGCCCGGACCAGGCGGTGATCCGCCTGTCGGGCGGCAACCAGCAGAAGGTCGTCGTCGCGCGCTGGCTCCAGCGCGCCCCCCGCGTCCTGCTCCTCGACGAGCCGACCCAGGGTGTCGACGTGATGACCCGCGCCGACATCTACGAGCGCGTGCGCGCGGTCGCCGCGTCCGGCACGTCGGTGATCGTCGCCTCGTCCGACGTCGAGGAGCTGGCCCACCTCTGCGACCGGGTGGTCGTCCTCCGGGCCGGGCGCGTGACCGCGGAGCTCTCCCGGGAGGAGATCTCCGTCCCCGAGATCGTCAAGTACTCGTACGCGGACAAGGAGGCGTCATGA
- a CDS encoding sugar ABC transporter substrate-binding protein, with the protein MAGSHRVKAIAAIGVLTLALGACGSSGSSSGAAPTTTSADLEALTGTGTYGRPPAKAPKAAPGKKVWIVSCGQSAIGCQTGAEAAKKAAEAVGWTAQICDGKLNAGGAFAGCVRQGTAARFDAIITEAIDCVAVKEPLSEAKAAKITTINFWGFDCDTGASGTGERMFTRSVVPSEKYPTNEAYQEAIGAARAEWIKVRSGGKATVVELDFVGTNIGAALHKGFQRAMKGCADCTVKTVEVTHQTFGNARQIIESALLKNPQANWVAVPLDSLVLAGAGQAVAGSPRRADLKLVGGEGLPPNLNLIRQDQGQSAAIGQPIDWYGWASIDTLIRAFAGEDPAPAGMGFQIVDAEKNLPGTGAYQAPVDFRSAYRRAWGL; encoded by the coding sequence ATGGCGGGCTCACACCGCGTGAAAGCGATCGCCGCGATCGGTGTCCTCACACTCGCGCTCGGCGCCTGCGGATCGAGCGGATCGTCGTCCGGCGCCGCGCCGACGACCACGAGCGCGGACCTTGAGGCGCTGACCGGGACCGGCACCTACGGGCGGCCCCCGGCGAAGGCACCGAAGGCGGCGCCCGGGAAGAAGGTCTGGATCGTCTCCTGCGGCCAGAGCGCCATCGGCTGCCAGACGGGAGCGGAGGCCGCGAAGAAGGCGGCCGAGGCGGTCGGGTGGACCGCCCAGATCTGCGACGGCAAGCTCAACGCGGGCGGGGCGTTCGCCGGTTGCGTCCGCCAGGGCACCGCGGCGAGGTTCGACGCGATCATCACCGAGGCGATCGACTGCGTGGCCGTCAAGGAGCCGCTGAGCGAGGCGAAGGCGGCCAAGATCACCACGATCAACTTCTGGGGTTTCGACTGCGACACGGGCGCGAGCGGCACCGGCGAGCGGATGTTCACCCGGTCGGTCGTCCCCTCCGAGAAGTATCCGACGAACGAGGCGTACCAGGAGGCGATCGGCGCCGCCCGCGCCGAGTGGATCAAGGTGCGCTCCGGCGGGAAGGCCACCGTCGTCGAGCTGGACTTCGTCGGGACGAACATCGGGGCCGCCCTGCACAAGGGGTTCCAGCGGGCCATGAAGGGCTGCGCGGACTGCACCGTCAAGACCGTCGAGGTGACGCACCAGACGTTCGGCAACGCCCGGCAGATCATCGAGTCCGCGCTGCTGAAGAACCCGCAGGCGAACTGGGTCGCGGTGCCGCTGGACTCCCTGGTGCTCGCCGGCGCCGGCCAGGCCGTCGCCGGGTCGCCGCGCCGGGCGGACCTGAAGCTGGTCGGCGGTGAGGGGCTGCCGCCGAACCTCAACCTGATCCGCCAGGACCAGGGGCAGAGCGCGGCGATCGGGCAGCCGATCGACTGGTACGGATGGGCCTCGATCGACACCCTCATCCGGGCCTTCGCCGGGGAGGACCCCGCACCGGCCGGCATGGGCTTCCAGATCGTCGACGCCGAGAAGAACCTGCCGGGCACGGGCGCGTACCAGGCGCCGGTCGACTTCCGGTCGGCGTACCGGCGGGCGTGGGGACTGTGA